GAAGCGGCTCTTGGCCTCGTTGGCGCGTTGCGCGGCGGCGCTGGCCTCGGCCAGCGCGCGGGTGCGCTCGGCCACTCGCAGCTCGAGGGTTTCGTTGGCGGCCTTGAGCGCCTGCTCGGCCTGGCGGAAGGCGGTGACATCGGTGAAGGTGGCGACGAAACCGCCGCCGGGCATCGGGTTGCCGCGGATCTCGACGATGGTGCCGTCGGCAAGGCGGCGCTCGGAAAGATGCCGGGTGCCGGCGCGCATGTGGGCCAGTCGCCGCTCGACGCGGGCGTCGACTTCGCCGGGGCCGAGCAGGCCGCGGGCAATGATGCAGCGGGTCAGTTCGGCCACCGGCCGGCCGACCTGGAGCAGGCCCGGCGGATAGGCGAACAGATCGGCATAGCGCCGGTTCCAGGCCACCACGCGCAGCTGCGCGTCGACCACGCAGATGCCCTGGCTCATGTTCTCGAGCGCCGCCTCGAGCACGCGCTGGTTGAAGCGCAGGTCCTGCGCGGCCTCATCGACGATCGCCGCCACCGTGTCGAGCTGAGCGCGGCCCTGTTGCTGCACCACCTCGAGCAGCAGTCGGGCGGAAGCCGCGCCGATCACGGCGGCGAGCTCGTGCTCCACCGCGGCGACCTCGCCGGGCGCCGCCACGTCGCTGCCGGGTGACAGCGCAAGCAGATGATCCACCCGCTCGGCCGGCAGAAAACGCGCGGCCAGCGCGCGCAGCTCCGCACTGCCGATCGCCCCCACCCCGCCTTCGCGCCGCCGCCGGCCATAGCGCGAGCGCGCCACCAGCAGCATCACCGCCACGTTGCCGGTCAAACTGAGGGCGACCGCGCGGCCCAGCGGGCTCCACGATTCCAGCCCGAGAAAATCGGCGCGGACCAGCCAGATCGGCGGCGGTGCGTCATGGAGCGCCGGCCACAGGCCGGGCAGCAATGCGTAGAGCCAGATCAGTGTGCCGGCGAGCAACCCCGCCGCCACCGCGCGCGGGCCGATCTGCGGCCGGTACACCGCCACCAGCAGCGCCGGCGCGAGTCCGGCCAGGGCCGAAAACGAAAGGCCGCCGATGTCGGCCAGCGCATCGTTGCGGCCGAGCACGCGGCTGTACCACCAGGCGAGCAGGATCACCACCAGGATCACCAGCCGGCGCTGGTTCAGCACCGTGCCGCGCAGGTCGCCGCCGTCGGCGCGTCCCCAGCCGGCACGCACGCGCAGCGGGGAAATGAAATGGTTGGCCACCATCAGGCTGAGTGCGAGCGTGGCCACCACCACCATGCTGGTCGCCGCGCTCAAGCCGCCCAGGAAGGCAAGCAGCGCCAGGCCGTACTGCTCGCGTGCCATCGGCAGCGCCAGCACGTAGAGATCGGAAGGCACGCCGGCCGGGAACAGCCACGCATCGCCCAGCCGCGCCAGCGGCAGGATCGGCAGCGAGATCAGCAGCATGTAGGCCGGGAACAGCCAGCGGGCGGTGCGCACGTGGCGGCTGTCGCGGCACTCGACCATGCCGGCATGGAACTGGTGCGGCAGCGTGAACATCGACAGCGCGCCGAGCAGGATCAGTGCCGGGAAACCGCTGGCGTCGTGGGGCGTCGGCGGTACCGGCAAGGCGGCCGGCCGCGGCGCCAGCAGCAGGCTGCCGAGGGCGAGCATCGCGCCGAGCTTGAACAGCGACTCGAACGCCATCGCCAGCACCAGCCCGCGGTTGTGCGCCATCGCCGAGGCGCGCCGGGTGCCAAACAGCATCGCAAAGAGCGCCATCAGCAGGGCGACGTAGAGCGCGCTGTCCTGCCAGGGCGCAGCCTCGGTGAGCTGGCCGTGGCGCAGCATGGCAAAGCTCATCGCCACCGCCTTGAGCTGCAGCGCGATGTACGGAACCATGCCGATCACCACCACCGCGGTGGCGAGCGCGGCGAGTCCCGCATGGCGTCCGAGCCGCACCGCGATCAGATCGGCGAGCGAGCCGGCGTTGTATTCGCGGGCCAGTTCGGCCATCCGGCCCAATACCTCGACGGCGAGGAGGTACATCAGGATCGCGCCGACGAAGGTCGGTGGCAGCCACCAGCCCGAACGACTGGCCTGGGTCACCGTGCCGTAGAACGTCCACGAGGTGCAGTGGATCGCCAGCGAAAGCGCATAGACGATCGCCCAGCGCCGCTCGAACACGTGCGGACGGCGCTCACCGAAGACCGCGGCCCCGAACAGCAGTCCGAGCCAGCAGGCCGCCGCCAGGACGATGACGCCGGTGTTCAGCATGACCCGTCTCCGTCGCGCGGGCAGGCGTGCCCCTGGCGGGGGATCGCGGCGATGCTTGCGCAACGTCGCGGCGCCCGCATCCCGGCGCGGGAAGGCGTCCGTCCGGTCGCGGACGCCGCGACGGGGCTCAACGGGCGGCCGGCCCGCCGAGCGCTTGCAGGGCCGCGCGCAGCCAGCGCAATTGCACGCCCTGGCGCGTGTCGTAGTCGGCTCCCGAATAACCCCACCAGTCCCAGCATGCCTGCGGATTCAAGGGCGCCAGGCTGGCGCGCGTCTGCGGGTAGATTACCGCCACGTCGTAGGCATCGGCCCAGCGATTGAAGCCGGCATCGCGCACGAAGGCCTGGCCCACCGCGCCGGCGTTTTGCTTGCACCCGTGCAGGGCGACCAGCACGCCGCAGCGGGCGCCGGCGAGGCAGCTCGGCGGCAGGTAGACATAGCCCTCGTCGGCCAGATAGGCGTCCGCGCCGTCCGGGCGCAGCGCGTCCTGGTCGAACCGGCGCAACTCGCCGCGAGCCTGGGTGTCGGCCTCGTGCGGCGGCTTGCCGTAGAGCGCGGCGAAGATCGCGCCGGCGGCATCGAAACCGCAATGCCCGAGGAACGGCGGCACCGATTTTTCGCAATCCTCGCCGCGGCCCACGACCGGCAGGTTGTGCGCGAACGGTCGCTCGGCGTCCTCGCTCACGTGCAGGCCGGACAGCGCAGGCAGCTCCTGGCGCAGGGTGCGGTAGAACTCGGCCGCCGCATGCGCCACCGTCGGCGCCACCACGGTGTCGAGCCGGCCATGCAGCACGTAGACCCGGTCGCCGGCAAGCGCATCGAGCGGGCCGATGCGCCCTTGTGCCGAACGCGCCTTCGCCTCGTCCACCAGCTTGCGGACGTCCGGGGGCGGCTCGCCTTTCATGCAGCGGGTCAAGGCAATTTTCAGATCACCCTCGGCGCAGCCGTAAGGGCCGCCGGCCACCAGCGCGGCGGCGTGGAAGAGCTCCGGATAAGCCAGCTGTGCCTGCGTGGCCATGTAGGCGCCGGAGGACAGCCCCGCCACCGCCACACGCGAGGCATCGACCTTGAGTGACGGCAATGGCGGGGCTTCGCCGGCCGAGGCCAGGCCGCAGAGGAAAAGCAAACCCGGCGCGAGCGCGCGCAGGAAACGGGGCATGGTCATGAGGATGCGTGGATTTCGTTGGGCAGAATGGGACCGCCGCCGCGCCGCGGCCTGCCCCAAACGCGAGGCCGGCCGCGACGCGGGCGGTTTAGAAGTTGTAGCGGGCGCTGACGTACCAGTTGCGCGGCATGCCGTAGTAGGCGGTGCGGATGTTGCCCACGCTGGAGAACTCCTGGCCATCGGTCTTGTAGACCTTGTCGGTCAGGTTGCGCACGCCGGTACGGAATTGCCAGTGACCGTCGGCGGTGTCGTACACGGCGAACATGCCGACCAGGCTGTAGGCCTTTTGGCTGAGCGCATCGTAGTTGTCCACGCTGAGCCAGGTCTTGGTGCGGTAGGACCAGTCGGCGCCGACGGTGAACGCACTGCCATCGCCCAGGGTGAAGGTCTGCGTCGCCGCCAGCCGCGCGGTCCATTTCGGCGAGAACGGCACGTGGTCGTGCAGGTGCGGGTTGTACTGCGGGTCGGTCGGGTCCAGCCGGTGATCTTCGAAGCGGCCATAGCGGGCATCCAGATAGCCCACCTGCGCCGACAGCCGCGTGCCCTCGCCCACCAGCGCCGCGCCTTCGAACTCGAAGCCGTCCATGCGCAGCTTGGCCGCGTTGATCACCGGGAAGGCGAAGGTCGGGTTCATCGTGCCCGGATTCAGGACTTCCGATACCCGCGCCTGGAAATCCTTGTAGTCGCTGTGGAAGACGTCCATGTTGGCCTGCAAGCGGTTGTCCGCCGAACGCCATTTGAGGCCGAGCTCGTAAGTCCACACGTACTCGGGCGAGTACTCGGGATTCTTCGCCTCGTTGCGGTCGTTGGCGCGGCCGTTGAAGCCGCCGGACTTGTAGCCGCGGCTGGCCGACACGTAGACCATGGTCTGCGAATCGAGCTGCTTTTGCAGGCTCACCGTGGGCGTCCATGCGTGCCAGCGCTTGTTCTTGTCCAGCGCGACGGTTTCGTCGAGGGCCGTGAACGGCACGCCCCAGAAACTGCTGGTGGTGCGGTAGTAGCTTTTCTCATCGGTGCTGTAGCGCACGCCCGCCGCCAGCGTCCAGCTCGGCACGAACTCCCAGTTGAGATGGGCAAAGCCGGCGTAGCTCGCCGTGGAGAGATCATCGTCGATGGTGCGCAGGAAGGTGATCTTGTTGCGGGCGAGCGCGAACAAGTCGTCGTCGTAGGCCTCCTGGTGCGAGGGCACCATTTCGTGCATGTAGTAGAGCCCGTAGACGGCCTGCAGGTTGCTACCGTTGTCGTACTGCAGCTGCAGTTCCTGGCTGACCTGTTTCTGGTCGAAGGCGACCAGCGAATCGGCGATCTGGAACTGGGTGGCGTCGAAATCGAGATACGAATGGCTCTTGAGCTTGCGCAGCGCGCTGATGCTCTTCAGCGTCCACGCATCGTCGAGCTTCCAGCTCAGGTTGAGTCCGGCGCCGTAATGCCAAAGCTTCTGTCCGTCGCCCGGCGGCAACGAGGTGCGCGTGCGGTAGTTGTACTTTTTGTCCAGATTGGGGCGATAGAGCACCACCGGCCCATAGATGACGTCGGTCTGGATCAGCGGCGACACCGGCTGGCCCAGCGTCGCCTCGGTGTCCTGCTTGGTGTAGTCGAGGGTGAGCGTGCCGTCGAAGGTTTCCGAGGGGTGGTAGCGCAGCTTGGCGCGCACCGACTTGTTGTCCTCGTCGTTGTACTTGTGGTGCGTCACCGGGTCCTTGACGTAGCCGTCGGTGCGACGGATGCCGCCGGCGATCGACGCCGACCAGCCGTTGCCGCCCAGCGGGCCGCTGAAATAGAACTGGCCCTCGCGGCGGCCATAGTTGCCGAGCATCGCCTGCACCGACCCTTGCGGCGTCTCGGACGGATTGCGGGTGACGATCTTGATCGCGCCGCCCGGCGAGTTCTTGCCGTACAGCGTGCCTTGCGGCCCGCGCAGCACTTCCACGTGGTCGACGTCGAACAGGTCGAACAGCTGGCCCTGGATGCGCGAGTAGTAGACGTCGTCCACGTACATGCCCACGCCCGGATCGAAGGTCTGCAGCGCATCCGGCTGGCCGATGCCGCGGATGAACACGTTGACCGCCGAGGACGAGCCGCGGCCCTGCACGATATTGAGGTTGGGCACCGCGCCCTGCAGGCCGTCGACGGTGATCGCCTGCAGGTCGCGCAGGTCCTCCTCGCTGAAGGCACTGACCGCGACCGGCACCTTCTCTATCGATTCCTCGCGCCGACGCGCGGTGACCTGGATCGCCTCGAGTTCCTTGGTGTCGGCCGCGTGGGGCGTGCCGGGCTTGGAAGACGCGGCGTCCGGCGCGGTGTCCTGCGCCCGCAACGGCGCGGCACCGAGCACGCCGATGACCAGGCCGATGGCCAGACTGAGATGGGTGCGTTGCATGGATTTCCCCTTATATG
The DNA window shown above is from Aerosticca soli and carries:
- a CDS encoding hybrid sensor histidine kinase/response regulator gives rise to the protein MLNTGVIVLAAACWLGLLFGAAVFGERRPHVFERRWAIVYALSLAIHCTSWTFYGTVTQASRSGWWLPPTFVGAILMYLLAVEVLGRMAELAREYNAGSLADLIAVRLGRHAGLAALATAVVVIGMVPYIALQLKAVAMSFAMLRHGQLTEAAPWQDSALYVALLMALFAMLFGTRRASAMAHNRGLVLAMAFESLFKLGAMLALGSLLLAPRPAALPVPPTPHDASGFPALILLGALSMFTLPHQFHAGMVECRDSRHVRTARWLFPAYMLLISLPILPLARLGDAWLFPAGVPSDLYVLALPMAREQYGLALLAFLGGLSAATSMVVVATLALSLMVANHFISPLRVRAGWGRADGGDLRGTVLNQRRLVILVVILLAWWYSRVLGRNDALADIGGLSFSALAGLAPALLVAVYRPQIGPRAVAAGLLAGTLIWLYALLPGLWPALHDAPPPIWLVRADFLGLESWSPLGRAVALSLTGNVAVMLLVARSRYGRRRREGGVGAIGSAELRALAARFLPAERVDHLLALSPGSDVAAPGEVAAVEHELAAVIGAASARLLLEVVQQQGRAQLDTVAAIVDEAAQDLRFNQRVLEAALENMSQGICVVDAQLRVVAWNRRYADLFAYPPGLLQVGRPVAELTRCIIARGLLGPGEVDARVERRLAHMRAGTRHLSERRLADGTIVEIRGNPMPGGGFVATFTDVTAFRQAEQALKAANETLELRVAERTRALAEASAAAQRANEAKSRFLAAVSHDLMQPLHAAQLFAHSLAAHGAEPTTVRHLNGALTATEGLLAGLLDMARLEGGRLHPQRRAFALAEIFEPLAAEFRVLAGDRGVRLDVVATRLWVQSDPQLLRRVLQNFLSNALRYSERGRVLLGVRRRRDAVRIEVWDTGPGIAAEERRLIFEEFRRGRAAGGQGLGLGLSIAQRVARLLGHPLTLRSWPGRGSVFAIEVASARALAMPSPPVVRPEPVHAGRALVLDNEPAALVALCGLLADWGWQVHAARDAGQALAVPWTPDLYLLDYHLDGGRTGLDVLAALRRRHGEVPVILLTADRDGDLRQRLQDGGALVLYKPLKPLALRQVLQRIAVRGVAV
- a CDS encoding extracellular catalytic domain type 2 short-chain-length polyhydroxyalkanoate depolymerase, which codes for MTMPRFLRALAPGLLFLCGLASAGEAPPLPSLKVDASRVAVAGLSSGAYMATQAQLAYPELFHAAALVAGGPYGCAEGDLKIALTRCMKGEPPPDVRKLVDEAKARSAQGRIGPLDALAGDRVYVLHGRLDTVVAPTVAHAAAEFYRTLRQELPALSGLHVSEDAERPFAHNLPVVGRGEDCEKSVPPFLGHCGFDAAGAIFAALYGKPPHEADTQARGELRRFDQDALRPDGADAYLADEGYVYLPPSCLAGARCGVLVALHGCKQNAGAVGQAFVRDAGFNRWADAYDVAVIYPQTRASLAPLNPQACWDWWGYSGADYDTRQGVQLRWLRAALQALGGPAAR
- a CDS encoding TonB-dependent receptor, encoding MQRTHLSLAIGLVIGVLGAAPLRAQDTAPDAASSKPGTPHAADTKELEAIQVTARRREESIEKVPVAVSAFSEEDLRDLQAITVDGLQGAVPNLNIVQGRGSSSAVNVFIRGIGQPDALQTFDPGVGMYVDDVYYSRIQGQLFDLFDVDHVEVLRGPQGTLYGKNSPGGAIKIVTRNPSETPQGSVQAMLGNYGRREGQFYFSGPLGGNGWSASIAGGIRRTDGYVKDPVTHHKYNDEDNKSVRAKLRYHPSETFDGTLTLDYTKQDTEATLGQPVSPLIQTDVIYGPVVLYRPNLDKKYNYRTRTSLPPGDGQKLWHYGAGLNLSWKLDDAWTLKSISALRKLKSHSYLDFDATQFQIADSLVAFDQKQVSQELQLQYDNGSNLQAVYGLYYMHEMVPSHQEAYDDDLFALARNKITFLRTIDDDLSTASYAGFAHLNWEFVPSWTLAAGVRYSTDEKSYYRTTSSFWGVPFTALDETVALDKNKRWHAWTPTVSLQKQLDSQTMVYVSASRGYKSGGFNGRANDRNEAKNPEYSPEYVWTYELGLKWRSADNRLQANMDVFHSDYKDFQARVSEVLNPGTMNPTFAFPVINAAKLRMDGFEFEGAALVGEGTRLSAQVGYLDARYGRFEDHRLDPTDPQYNPHLHDHVPFSPKWTARLAATQTFTLGDGSAFTVGADWSYRTKTWLSVDNYDALSQKAYSLVGMFAVYDTADGHWQFRTGVRNLTDKVYKTDGQEFSSVGNIRTAYYGMPRNWYVSARYNF